A stretch of the Medicago truncatula cultivar Jemalong A17 chromosome 5, MtrunA17r5.0-ANR, whole genome shotgun sequence genome encodes the following:
- the LOC11405665 gene encoding ribosomal RNA small subunit methyltransferase, mitochondrial has protein sequence MLSATKRVTAFLPRNLQQLRQLHEDIEESIYFYKSRGQHILTNPRVLDTIVQKSAINPSDTVLEIGPGTGNLTLKLLEASREVVAIEIDQRMVNILENRALKRGLRNKLTVISKDALRTEFPPFDLVVANIPYGISSPLIIKLIYETTPFRSATLLLQKEFARRLLANPGDSEFNRLAVNIKLLADVEFVMDVSKRDFLPSPKVDSSVVIIRPKVNVPAVNLHQWRAFTRTCFNNKNKTLGATFKNKRKVLELLEFNNVSGLVGEQDDVCLFKEKIVEVLREGGFDDKRPSKLSIEELMHLLSLFNEVGVYFDHREDVRNENDRFEVDDIDD, from the exons ATGCTTAGCGCCACAAAACGCGTCACTGCATTCCTCCCTCGGAATCTTCAACAACTCCGTCAACTCCATGAAGACATCGAAGAAAGCATCTATTTCTACAAGAGCAGAGGCCAACATATTCTCACCAACCCTCGAGTTCTGGACACCATTGTTCAAAAATCCGCAATTAACCCTTCCGATACGGTCCTCGAGATCGGTCCCGGCACCGGGAACCTCACCCTCAAGCTTCTAGAAGCCTCACGCGAGGTTGTAGCCATCGAAATCGACCAACGTATGGTTAACATTCTCGAGAATCGTGCACTCAAACGCGGTCTCCGCAACAAACTAACG GTGATATCAAAAGATGCATTGAGAACAGAGTTCCCACCGTTTGATCTCGTGGTAGCCAATATTCCTTACGGTATATCATCACCACTCATAATTAAACTTATATACGAAACGACACCATTTCGAAGTGCGACTCTTCTACTTCAAAAAGAGTTCGCTCGAAGATTACTGGCTAATCCCGGTGATTCTGAATTTAACCGTTTAGCCGTTAACATTAAGCTTCTAGCTGACGTGGAATTTGTCATGGATGTAAGCAAAAGAGATTTTCTTCCGTCACCTAAAGTTGATTCCTCCGTCGTTATAATTCGACCAAAGGTTAATGTTCCTGCTGTTAATCTCCATCAGTGGAGGGCTTTCACCAGGACTTGTTTTAATAACAAGAATAAGACACTTGGTGCTACATTTAAGAATAAGAGGAAAGTTTTGGAGTTGTTGGAATTTAATAATGTGTCTGGTTTGGTTGGAGAACAAGatgatgtttgtttgtttaaagaGAAGATTGTTGAAGTTCTTAGAGAGGGAGGGTTTGATGATAAAAGGCCGTCAAAACTTTCGATTGAAGAGTTGATGCATTTGTTGTCTTTGTTTAACGAAGTTGGTGTATATTTTGATCACCGTGAGGATGTTAGGAATGAAAATGATAGGTTTGAGGTTGATGATATTGATGATTAG
- the LOC11405666 gene encoding 3-epi-6-deoxocathasterone 23-monooxygenase CYP90C1 codes for MEWFIGVYVSIIVLLMSLWFVKKEKNNIKLRNGIKIPKGNSGWPLLGETLDFIASGYSSCPVTFMEKRKSIYGNVFKTNILGSNVIISTDPEVNKVVLLNQKNNFIPAYPKSIRELMGKHSILQLNGTMHKKLHSLIAVFLKSPQFKSQITRDIQHSVKQCLASWTNKTIYIQDEVKKITFPILIKVLMSVGPGEDLDLLKREFEEFIKGLICLPIKFPGTTLYKSLKAKERMMKMVGRIVEERMKLIMDNNAEDDEKVGVVNDVVDALLRDKGELSQSSSSSNLMVEMISQNIIEFMIPGEETLPTAMTLALKFLTDYPLALSKLMEENMELKKQKTNCPDGYTWTDYMSLPFTQNVISETLRMANIVNGIWRKAVKDVEIKGYLIPKDWGVMASLTSVHMDSKNYENPYKFDPWRWEKIGVVPSNNCFTPFGSGHRLCPGLELSRLELSIFLHHLVTTYRWEAERDEIVYFPTVKMKKKLPIRVQPIST; via the exons ATGGAATGGTTTATAGGTGTATATGTGAGCATAATTGTATTGTTAATGAGTTTATGGTTTgtgaagaaggagaagaataaTATTAAGCTAAGAAATGGAATTAAAATTCCAAAAGGAAACTCAGGTTGGCCTTTACTTGGAGAGACTCTTGACTTCATTGCTTCTGGCTATTCTTCTTGCCCTGTCACCTTCATGGAAAAACGCAAGTCTAT TTATGGGAATGTGTTTAAGACAAACATTTTGGGAAGCAATGTGATAATTTCAACGGACCCAGAAGTGAACAAGGTGGTTCTACTGAATCAAAAGAACAATTTTATCCCTGCTTATCCAAAATCAATTAGAGAATTAATGGGAAAACACTCTATACTCCAATTGAACGGGACCATGCACAAGAAACTGCATTCACTCATTGCAGTGTTTCTTAAGTCCCCACAATTTAAATCTCAAATCACTAGAGATATTCAACACTCTGTCAAACAATGCTTAGCATCTTGGACCAACAAAACAATATACATTCAAGATGAAGTAAAAAAG ATTACATTTCCTATTTTGATTAAAGTTTTGATGAGCGTTGGTCCTGGTGAAGATTTGGACTTGTTGAAAAgagaatttgaagaatttatcaAAGGCTTGATTTGCTTACCCATCAAGTTTCCAGGAACAACACTATACAAATCCTTAAAG GCTAAGGAAAGGATGATGAAGATGGTGGGGAGGATAGTTGAGGAGAGaatgaagttaataatggaTAATAATGCAGAAGATGATGAGAAGGTTGGTGTAGTGAATGATGTGGTGGATGCACTCCTAAGGGATAAGGGTGAGTTGTCTCAATCAAGCTCAAGTTCAAACCTGATGGTGGAAATGATTAGCCAAAACATCATCGAGTTTATGATCCCAGGGGAAGAGACCCTTCCTACGGCCATGACCTTGGCCCTCAAATTCCTCACTGATTATCCTCTTGCTCTATCCAAACTTATG gAGGAGAACATGGAATTGAAGAAGCAGAAGACTAATTGCCCAGATGGTTATACATGGACCGACTACATGTCACTACCATTTACTCAAAAT GTCATCAGTGAAACTCTTAGAATGGCCAATATAGTCAATGGGATTTGGAGGAAAGCAGTCAAAGATGTAGAAATTAAAG GGTACTTAATTCCAAAAGATTGGGGTGTTATGGCATCTCTTACCTCTGTTCACATGGACTCAAAAAACTATGAAAACCCTTATAAGTTTGATCCATGGAGATGGGAG AAAATTGGAGTTGTGCCTAGTAACAATTGCTTTACCCCGTTTGGGAGTGGACATAGACTGTGTCCTGGGTTAGAACTTTCCAGGCTAGAGCTCTCTATCTTCCTTCACCATCTTGTTACTACTTATAG ATGGGAGGCTGAGAGGGATGAAATAGTATACTTTCCAACTGttaagatgaagaagaagctcCCAATTAGAGTGCAACCCATTAGCACTTGA